From Amyelois transitella isolate CPQ chromosome 17, ilAmyTran1.1, whole genome shotgun sequence:
gcataccccgggctcctctccagaaagatgaggatgcaacctggactaaagccaggagggagaagaagcgaaagaaatatgcagagattgtggcaagtggaaagtctctgcctacccctacgggaaaGAGTACTTACCTAGTTACTAATTGTATTGTGTTATGGCACTAACTTTATCAGAGTTGTAGGGAAgcgaaaataaattagaatgACGAAATACTGATACGCGTTACATCATCCTGACGCAGgtcaataaatctattgaGGAAAGTAAATAGTTACTATGAGAAAATGATATAGGGGGGGTGGGGTATAGAAGATACATGAACACGCGAAGATAAGAGTGAATGTCTGAAATTCTACAATCCAGAAAATTTTTACCACAAATTCCCCTTTGCAGcactacttacttacatagatatatcGCGTCTTAATTCCTTACGACCAGACACAGCCACCTTGTAAAGATTCAAACATCACTTGAGAATTCAATTTTTAGTGACTAGCTCATTATTCCcacaaacatttatatagaTTCATGattaagaatatttatatctacataAGTACAGCCTACTTTCGTCAGATTACAATGTACACCTTTATATACGCTACTTACTTTATTGtgtagtatttatattaacaacTAAGATAATACAGACCTAGGTACTTACGCATCGCTTATTTCCTAAAATAGTCCTACAACTCCAACAGCAGTAAGTTTATCTGGGAAAGATCAAGGATTACTTACTTGGGTACTTGAAAACTGACATATTTATGAGTTGATAACTTGATTAATGAATTTGCAACTTGATAATTGAATTTGcgcatatttatttcaacataaatatatacatatagaagaacgtctaaatcccttgcagggtagacagagccaacagtcagttCAAAACACTgttaggccgcgttcagccatttaaaggaataaatatttaatgtacctAAGTGTTAAATGATACCTAGGTATATTACGCCCAATTCATTTATCCTAGTTTCCCTAGACGTGAGTGGACAGTTTGGGAAGATACCTACGTATAATTACAGTTTGACAAAgctgtaggtaggtatgttatataaaatataacatttatgaTTTAAGTATTACGTGCATACATTTACTCAACACATGTGTTAGACTGAGGGGCCGCGTCAAGCTTTATGGCTTAGTGgagaaattaagattcaaatagtgacaggtgagAGAGAGGCTACTaattcatcgcctaaaaaacaatataataatatgatttacacttacttttaattataaataggtatctaTACATTGGCgtgaacataaataaaattaaataagtaccgTACAGTGCTGATATACTCGTAGCTATaggtaattaagtataaatatttacgcgCGAACTTATATTATTGTCGTTCATCAAGTTCCCGCCATTTGTCAAAAGTGATCCAGTGAGCGTagtgtttaatttaatgttttttacaatttagtttagtttacaattaaatgtttatttcttttttttttttaaagaattttcgCCAGTGATTGCTCGGATTTTGAAGACACTGAAATTGAAGAGCGGAGACGAAGGAATAATAAGCACATAAAGTAAGTGACACTTAAGTACCAACTAGGTTTTCCTTCtactaatttatataaatactagaggccgcccgcgacttcgtccgcatggaaaccctatcaatcccgcgggaactctgggataaaagtagcctatgtgttattctgggtcttcagctacctacataccaaatttcatggtaatcggttcagtagtttttgcgtgaaagagtaacaaacatccatacatccatacaaactttcgcctttataatagtagtaggatctacatacatacatgtcacacgtctattttccttgcggggtagacagagcttacagtctCTCTCTAATCTCGGGAAATTGTGTAGGGATTTAGTTCCTGTTTTAACTGTTGAAAACAGGCATATCTGAGGAATGTTTAATATCtgaataaacttgggattcctggatgggcttgcaacctgtcactatttgaatctcaatccaaTCCATAAtgacataggtacctacagctgaatatggcctatcagtcttttcaagactattggctctgtctaccccgcaagggatgtgactatatgtatgaatgtatgtaagaacGAATTCTCAAATTGATCCAGATTATCTGTCTGCAGCCAGTGTAGACACCTGATGATGGACCGTCTCGAGACTTCCCCCCTTTTGGGGACGGCACCCAAACACGGTTACAACCATTTTAATGAACAGGTTAGTTGCATTTGTATcataattaggtacctatacaaCTTATTTCCTTCTCCTGGTATTAGtaccagttgcatcctcaccaaagtgtcgtgtggttcccggcaccaatacaaaaaaagataggaccactccatctctttcccgtggatgtcataaaaggcgactaagggataggcttaaaaacttgggtttcttctttcaggcaatgggctagcaacctgtcactatttgaatctcaattctatcattaagccaagtagctgaacgtggccattcagccttttcaagactgttgactctgtctaccccgcaagggatatagacgtgaccatatgtatgtatgcatcctcaccactccggagaggagcccggggtgtgcttTTGCCCATgtatcctagattgggtgagtcaggtcaATCAGACACGAAGAGACCcccatctgatctccgcaacctttgcaggagaacctaacatacatacatacatatagtcacgtctatatcccttacggggtagacagagccaatagtcccgaaaagactgaatggccacgttctctcggcttaatgatggaattgagatccaaatagtgacaggttgctagcccatcgcctaaaaaaagaatcacaagaatgtaagcctatccctcagtcgccttttacgacatccatgggaaagagatggagtggtcctattcttttttgtattggtgccgggaaccacacggcacaggagacaacctaacccgtattatatcgatcatggttacacacccagttgcctgaatgagcaggtttcctcacaatgttttccctcaccgtaagagcatcggttggtattcaaactaatgtacataactccgaaaatagtcattggtacatgtccgaggtgggattcgaacctgggccTCGCCTAATTATACAACTTATCGCCTGCAAATTAAAGCAATTGAATGTGTTTATATTGTTagctatttgtttttgtttaaaagcTATTTATCCTTTTCCCTTACTTAActtttacaaacattttaattcacAATGTATTTTCTTCACTACCAAACAACCTTGGAAGCTTGCACTggataaattgtttttttcttgattaccctttacgacatccgatACAAGAAAGAGATATAAGTCATATTCGAGTACTGCAGAATTGTGcataactatttttaaaattaacagcTAATCATGGACTTTCtgtattttcgagacttttggctctttctacccccgAATTGCTATACTGTACTTATGTAGAACGAGTTATAGGTATGGTTATGTAAAACCTACAATATAATCAATTCTAAGTTtagatagttgtgaagttgacgttgttgatgaaaatgctgcagtgcagtttgttaccgctacTTCTGCAGTGACGCTTTGGAAgaggcagtaaacttagttttaagtaatttatttgacgtcaaccaatgttgtgaaaccaaaagataggactattattaagtgatatgaagtgtcccataataatgaataaaacattataatttgtgccgtgtggttcccggcaccaatacaaaaaagaataggaccactccatctctttcccatggatgtcgtaaaaggcgactaagggataggcttacaaacttgggattcttttttaggcgacaggctagcaacctgtcactatttgaatctcaattctatcattaagccaaatagctgagcgtggcctttcggtcttttcaagactgttggctctgtctaccccgtaagggatatagacgtgatgatatgtatgtatgtatgtacattataattttgaatcttTTGTTACCTAAAATCTAAGTATTCTAAGATCCAGTGACCTCCAAGCGGTTTCTTGAATTCAGTTATATCTATCTTCAATAAGCCAGAAATACCTAGACAGTGACCTGGTAACTGGGTCGGCTAAAATTAGATTtcctttatcaaaattttgaaaGACGTCATTCATATCTCAATTGCTCGTATTTAATCAAAGCTTAATTTACGTTATTTGACCTAAGAGCGCTTGTTTCATTATTAGACGATTAATGATATTGagttgtgccgtgtagtttttGTCACTttagattaggaccactccgtcatcattaatttatttatttaatacagcGGTAGTAGTACACCTCTTAAAGTATTTGACAAAGaattcttatataaaaaaatatacctaatctTGACAGTCTTCGTCTCAAATACAAaggacaaataaaaaaggatttaaCATCATTCAAGGAAAGAGACGTGGCACGTGCCATGATCCATgagatggagtagttctattattttttctattgatgccgggaaccacacggcacaagttaCACATCGTTCAACAAGATGGTTTGACCgtaaacatttttaagtaGTTAGGTTTATGACTACCTAAGGCTAACGTTTATGAATAAGGCTGTATGCATATGTTTACGAATATGTTTAACTGtcgatatttataattattatattagtttaatttaataagatttataattaGTCATATTTACAATACttgatgtaggtatttatagtTGATATTATACCGCATCTCGATTTATAGCATGCTGACGTCTGCTGTATGCAGGTATTAACTtatgatataaattatttcgtGACCGAGGGATTTCTCATTTTCGCGCGCAATTCTAAGATTTGGGAGACATTTTGACTATCTTTAGTAGCTCACAAAAATGCTTGCTTTACTCTGTACGTGTGACTAGCAACGCACACATAATAATTCGCTGATTTACCTAAACTCGAGCGGACGATTTTTGTGAAATGGCTCTTAATATACGCgactagtttaaaaaaaacttaattgcaCAACAAGCACATAAGTTTgtttatcttattaatttcacAGGCCCAATCAGAACTGACTTCTAGTAAAATCATATCGTCTTACAAGCGTATGGAAAACTCAACAAATCAGGAAAAGAGAAAGCAAAGTTCTCTGGTCACGATGTAAGTAATTCGAGATCACTATTTGTCATATTATTAACTAAGTTTTGCGtggggcttcgctcccgtaAAAAATTCCCGAAAAATAATGCCTATATTGTTGGTCTatactatatctgtgccaaattccgtgaaaatcggtccagtagttttacaaacatacagaaataccaatctttcctctttattatttgtgtgGATGGCCCTCTTACTATGCTATAGTAAAAAAGGCTACTACAGGTCTTTTTTTACTCAGAAACAATTTCAAGCAtgaatatagtctatgtttaaaaggatgcagttgttttaaatgtcaccttGTATATATAAAGCGAGCTTGTTTTGAAGCACCACACTGTAATgagagaaacaaaaaaaacatgacaTAACCTATCTTTCTACCTCAGATTTTCAGTATGGAACACAATAATGGGGTCGTCTCTCCTGACCATGGCGTGGGGGGTGGAGCGAGCTGGTCTGCCAGCCGCCCTGGTGCTGGTGGCGGTCATGGCCGCCCTGTGTCTGTATACTGCGCATGTGCTGCTGAGGGTCAACCTTCATCATGGTAAGGTTCCTACCTGTAAAAGGATAGGGCGACCAATCGGCTGTGGCATTCCTATCAACCCGTTGGAAAAGGGGATGAGTGAGTAATAATAGAATAACTGattaactaactgactgacatataaaTGCATAGCTCCCAGCGGTTTGAGCTTTCTAGATATTTGACATTTAACGTGTGTGTGTagtgtaccgtgtggttcccggcacctatagaaaaaagaataggaccactccttctctttcccgtggatgtcgttaaaggcgactaagggataaggaaaaccaggaatttaaaaaaaggctaataaacttgggattcttcttgtaggtgatgggctagcgacctgtcactttatatgaaactcaattttatcattaagccaaaaagctgaacgaggcctatcagtgtttttaagactgttgactctgtctatcccgcaggggattagacgtgattatatgtatgcatgtaacaATACGTAGATTTCTTGTTTGGTCTAGGGTTTTATTATGTGAGGAATTTCCTAAATTCCTACTCGAACTGAATTTCTTCTTATTCTCTCGTTCCAGGCACAGTGACGTGTGAAGTTCCAGCTCTTTGCAGGACCCTGCTGGGGAGACCAGCGGAGGTGGTAGCCCATGCCTTCAGTCTTGTTGTGCTGCTGGGCGCCAATGTAGTTTATTGGATTTTGATCACGAACTTCTTGTATTTCACCGTCAATTACTTTGCAGGTAAGTGGAATTGGAGATGAACTAAGTCTACGTCTAAATCTAAGAGTCAAAGTTTAAGCCAATGACTGAATTTATTACGATGCCGAAATACTAACATTTTATTCTTCGACGGCCgcagtggcgcagcggtagtgcgcttgtctgtgacaccggaggtcccgggttcgaatcccggccataatgagaaacgaactttctctgattggcctgggtcttggatgtttatctatataagtatttatttattatgtttatctttaaGTGTGGTAGAAGCGTGTGGTTTAATGTTACTGAAAGATACCTCCTTTATGAAAGAAATATGTTTCCCTCAAACGATGACAATGTCAATATACAAAACCCTGGAAAccttaggtatatttataatttatttcttatttatttactaatttatacatacatacattcatacatatgatcacgtttttatcccttacgtggtagacagagccaacagtcttgaaaagacttataggccacgttcagctgtttggcttaatgatagaattgagattcaaatagtgacgggttgctagcccatcgcctaaaagaagaatcccaaagcctatcccttagtcaccttttacgacatccatgggaacgagattgagtggtcctattcttttttttattggtgccgggaaccacacggcacttaattactaatttatgtacacggAAAACATCGAAAATGATAAATACAAGGAACAAATTTACacaggttctgcttatttcaaaagaaaccTCTTCCAgacaggcgtgtactccaCTCACACAACTATTTAtagacatatgtacataaacaaatacataaataaaatacatatgtaaatactaaataataaacttacatcaAATACTCATATACAATAGGTACCAAATGGGCTTGCAGaggaagtattttttattaaatttttcaaatggGAAAGTGATTTAGTGTCAAGTATCTCGGGAGGCAATGACACAATCTAACATCATGAAcattagttagttagttagagACATTATATTACATCATACTCGTcgcgttttattatttttccaaatagAAAACACAGAGATAATCATTAATGTGCTGAAAACTAAACATCTAAAGCAAAGTACATTAAATAAGACAGTTAACAAATGTATCAAAAAcaagttcaaattcaaaatttttattcattatcaaaggacacttcatatcgcttcataattgtcatatcttttgggttcacaacattggtcgacgtcaaataaattatttatttatttatttaaactttattgcacaaaaacaaaaaatgtacaaaaggcggacttaatgccgtttggcattctctaccagtcaaccagctgaccaaacagagaaaactttaagttggtggtgcgataaagtgcacatgcatactgacaaaatacatactactctgtcaagaaagtagcaggaaaagatcaataatacacaaactgtttgttattcatccaaatttattttatcaccttcaaaatatgctcctttagaaacgatacacttacgccaacgaataatccaatcatcaaaacattttttaaacgctgtttccggaattgaggtcagttctcgccgcgaattctcttttatgtcttctaccgattgaaaacgggtgccacgaagtggtaatttgagtttaggaaaaagaaaaaagtcggctggagccatatctggtgaatatggtggttgctcgatggtatttgttgagtgtttggttaaaaattcgttcacaatgatggccttgtgcgaaggtgcattatcatggtgcaaaatccaagaattttctttccacaaatctggcctttttcgtcggatttgctctcttaaacgccgcataacactcaaataatattccttatttaccgtttgaccttccggcaagaattccgagtgcacaacaccgcgatagtcaaagaaaacagtcaacatgactttgacttttgaacgactttggcgtggttttttcggtttcggttcagttggaaggcgccactccgaagcttgttgactagtttgcatgtcaaactcgtaaacccacgtctcgtcaccagtaacaatgcgtttcatgaatgttgggtcggaattgactcgttctagcatgtcctcagcgactctcatgcgattgagtttttgaaaaaaaatcaggtcttttgggactagccgagcggcaacatgtttcatacccaaattattagttaaaatggtacggatcgactcgtgagatacagaaagttcggtggctatctctctcaaagatgaatgaggattttcagtcactatttccttcacttttgcgatgttaacttcagttgcaaacgttgatggcctaccagagcgaggcaaatcttccatcacatctcgaccgcttttgaacgctttgtaccactcataagcacgagtttttgataaagtcgattcaccgtaagccttctgtaacattttcaggactccgaacacgatattccattggcaatgcaaaatttaagacaaactctttgttcgatgtttttatccattatgaaattagcaatacacactagatatgatataactaaaaatagcactgtatttaatgtaaacaacagatgcaactcaaactccgcgccaaaatggaaaacagttgtgccaatctaacaacaacaaaaaaaacaaaaatttgaatttggaaccataaataaataatccattcccgatacttttctgactgaatgtacattacaaaaaaaatgcgtaaatgcatacaagatatacatacataatatacactataaatacatattattatacatacataaaatatataattaggatatataattaggatgacccatcattaatctgccgaagaaagaacccctacacagcatgtttgaacgcaTTCGCACGCGCAAATTACTCAAAACTAAGTCCaccgccgcttccaaagcgtcagtgcagaagaagcggtaacaaactgcactgcagcattttctttcaTCTGCAGATCTCCGAAATTCAAACACGACGGATTATAACACAACGCTGTTATGCCCGAAGCAGGACGTTATCAACGGTTCCCTCATTATACCAATGGCCGCAGACGACTCCCCCTTTTGGAGTCTCCACACGACCGTGCCCATCTACGTGGCTTTGATCGTCTTTCCACTGCTTAACTTCAAGAATGTTACCTTCTTCACCAAGTTCAACTCTTTGGGTGAGTTTGCTACTAAATACTTTCTGTctcatttaatttcaaaagattACTGTCGACAACGACCTAGTGGTCTTCTTActgcttacatacatacatataatcacgtctacatcccttacggggtagacagagccaacagtcttgaaaagactgataagccgcATTGAGCTGTATGgtgtaatgatagaattgatattcaaatagtgacaagttgctagctcatcgcctaaaagaacaattaaatccaagtttatcagcgtatccttaagtcgccttttacgacatctatgagaaagagatggagcgtttcttttcttttttgatgccgggaaccacacggcacctactTACTGCTTAAATTTCATGCATAGCTAAGTTTCGGGGCAGGACTTCGCATTTCGACATTTCTCTACACTTTGTCCGGTCTTTTGTTAGTTGGTTTACCTAAATGTCATTGTAACACGAGCTATGTTTATAGCCTGACCGTCATCAAAGCAAAGCTTTTCCTAGGATAAGTGTTATGCCTGaggaaccgcgcgacacacTCTAATATAGGAGGGAATGcgtgtaaattaaacaaaagctGAATCGATACTGATTTATTGATCATcaagtatatagtatataatagtataacATATTACAATTAGGGCTACACTACACCACGGGGGtgcaaaaagaataaaaataaaaatattagttttatttttatgattataaacaaatacaatgtTATATAGGTATTCGTGTAGGTTTCGTCGACGAAAATTACCTACTgtaagaatattaattaatacaaagtATACCTATGTGCTAAACAACACAGATAATCTTAATATTAGACgattatattatagatataggtatgtatttaggtATACTGTTGACGACTACATTTTACAAggtaagtacaatttttttttttttttttttacatatttaagtatacgattattgtacatatttaataaatgttaacataatgtaagtacttaacgATGTATTATTGATATGACATAATAAACCTTTTTGTCCTATTTTTGTGTACTACGTCTACTTTATTATCATCTTTTGCAATTTTCACATTACATCCTAAATCTTCTATGACAGTAAAAGGACCGAAAAATTTACAATCTAACTTTTTACCtacttcatttttaattaatattaaatctccAGTATTATATGATACatcatttaatgttttatcataTAAACATTTCCTCTTTTCtttactataaattaaattcttacgaGCATCTTGAAGAGATACTTGTAAACGATGCTTTAAATGTAAAGGATAATTTTCTGGATTATACAAGGgttctatattattattatttctaactCTACAGGGAATTTTACTAGGTTTACCAAATACCAATTCAAACGGTGTGTAGTTCGTCTCTGTGTGAACAGTATTATTGTAGCTATAACACCAAAATGGAAGCCATTGACTCCACGTATCTTTTTGATCATCACAATGTATGCGTAAAAACGCACCTAGGCTCTTATGAGAAATTTCAATAGCTCCTAGCGATTCGTGGTGGTAAGCTGTAGATGTTAACTTTTCTATacctaataaattacaaacctGTTCCATTGTAGATGAGACAAACTCCGTTCCGCGATCTGTTGCAATAGTATCTGGTATTCCAAacctaagtataaaattattgacaaaCGCATGTGCAATACTTACcgtctctttattttttaaaggataAGCTTCGACAAACTTTGTTAATTCGCATTGGATTGTCAAGATATAGCGATTATCATCTGAGTCTCTCTCTAAAGGTCCACAAAggtctaaataaattttctcaaaAGCATTGGAAGCAGTTGTAGTTATCTCCATTGGCGCCTTGGTATATCTACAATGCTTCATTTTTTGACATTtgctacatttatttacaaaatcctTAATATCCTTATCTAAACCaggccaaaaaaaaaacctcttAATGTTATTAGTCATTCTACGAATTCCAGCATGTCCACTGGTTGGTAACAAATGGAAGTCATGCAAAATATACTGTTTGTCTTCGTCATTCTCTATTCTCTTAAcactctttattatataaaatcgtGGACCGGTCCAATTcgttctattatttatttcttgtaacaaatcatttatgaatgtttttatctcattattttttattatgcatAGTTCTTTTACtttgattattttacaaaattccaTTAACTTAGTCACAAATTCGGCTCGCGTAAAATGTGCCCTAAAGtcaatgtttatataaatagtattctttattttgcaataaatgaaacattctttttctaaatctACGTTATTTTTGCTCCTCAATTTATCTAAatcctttttttctataaaagtcAATTCCATGTAATCGTTcggtattttaaacaattccACAACTCGAGGCTGATCAGACCTTTCATCAGTGGGATTACTTAAAATAGAA
This genomic window contains:
- the LOC106134593 gene encoding sodium-coupled neutral amino acid transporter 9 homolog isoform X2 produces the protein MRYVKSRHDDDLSSAASSVRSVDSYEIFASDCSDFEDTEIEERRRRNNKHINQCRHLMMDRLETSPLLGTAPKHGYNHFNEQAQSELTSSKIISSYKRMENSTNQEKRKQSSLVTIFSVWNTIMGSSLLTMAWGVERAGLPAALVLVAVMAALCLYTAHVLLRVNLHHGTVTCEVPALCRTLLGRPAEVVAHAFSLVVLLGANVVYWILITNFLYFTVNYFADLRNSNTTDYNTTLLCPKQDVINGSLIIPMAADDSPFWSLHTTVPIYVALIVFPLLNFKNVTFFTKFNSLGTLSVAYLLIFVVTKGYIWGINISVVTAELQIGKNAAVLSGMLALSFYIHNIIITIMSNNAKQENNGRDLAIAFVLVTLTYTLVGAGFYICFPLAKSCIEDNILNNFEMHDVMTAVARILLLFQVVTVYPLVAYMLRTEAILLLPLTESRCLTVCINIIIVVMCIIVACFCPNIGTIIRYTGAVSGLVHIFTLPSVLQVKSLYLRRKLTWWKIVFYCFIVLFGAVNLLMQFFISE
- the LOC106134593 gene encoding sodium-coupled neutral amino acid transporter 9 homolog isoform X1 — its product is MRYVKSRHDDDLSSAASSVRSVDSYEIFASDCSDFEDTEIEERRRRNNKHIKLSVCSQCRHLMMDRLETSPLLGTAPKHGYNHFNEQAQSELTSSKIISSYKRMENSTNQEKRKQSSLVTIFSVWNTIMGSSLLTMAWGVERAGLPAALVLVAVMAALCLYTAHVLLRVNLHHGTVTCEVPALCRTLLGRPAEVVAHAFSLVVLLGANVVYWILITNFLYFTVNYFADLRNSNTTDYNTTLLCPKQDVINGSLIIPMAADDSPFWSLHTTVPIYVALIVFPLLNFKNVTFFTKFNSLGTLSVAYLLIFVVTKGYIWGINISVVTAELQIGKNAAVLSGMLALSFYIHNIIITIMSNNAKQENNGRDLAIAFVLVTLTYTLVGAGFYICFPLAKSCIEDNILNNFEMHDVMTAVARILLLFQVVTVYPLVAYMLRTEAILLLPLTESRCLTVCINIIIVVMCIIVACFCPNIGTIIRYTGAVSGLVHIFTLPSVLQVKSLYLRRKLTWWKIVFYCFIVLFGAVNLLMQFFISE